A window from Gossypium raimondii isolate GPD5lz chromosome 7, ASM2569854v1, whole genome shotgun sequence encodes these proteins:
- the LOC105787934 gene encoding malate dehydrogenase, chloroplastic, protein MATTSARTFSIGSTVSFGSRGNPLPQSKPFVARFTSPNSLASFSGLKAATYVNCESESSFFGKESSAALRGSFVPKAQKANQKSQYGLQPVASYKVTILGAAGGIGQPLALLIKMSPLVSALNLYDIANVKGVAADLSHCNTPSQVQDFTGASELGNCLKGVNVVVIPAGVPRKPGMTRDDLFNINANIVKTLVEAVADNCPDAFIHIISNPVNSTVPIAAEVLKQKGVYDPKKLFGVTTLDVVRANTFVAQKKNLKLIDVDVPVVGGHAGITILPLLSKTKPSVNFTNEEVEQLTVRIQNAGTEVVEAKAGAGSATLSMAYAAARFVESSLRALDGDGDVYECSFVQSDLTDLPFFASRIKLGRKGIETLIPSDLSGLSEYEEKALEALKPELKASIEKGIAFVQKQPVTA, encoded by the coding sequence ATGGCGACAACATCAGCAAGAACGTTCTCAATTGGGTCGACTGTCTCCTTTGGAAGCAGGGGGAATCCACTTCCACAATCTAAACCTTTTGTTGCGAGGTTCACCTCCCCAAATTCACTTGCAAGTTTTAGTGGCCTCAAGGCAGCAACATATGTGAACTGTGAATCAGAGTCCTCATTCTTCGGCAAGGAAAGCAGCGCCGCTCTTAGAGGCTCATTTGTACCAAAAGCACAGAAAGCAAACCAGAAGTCTCAGTATGGTCTACAGCCTGTGGCATCTTACAAAGTGACAATACTTGGAGCTGCTGGAGGGATAGGTCAGCCATTAGCCCTTCTAATCAAGATGTCTCCATTAGTTTCAGCCCTGAACCTCTATGATATAGCAAATGTCAAGGGAGTTGCTGCGGACCTCAGTCACTGTAATACTCCGTCTCAAGTTCAGGATTTCACTGGTGCTTCTGAATTAGGAAATTGTTTGAAAGGTGTAAATGTAGTGGTTATTCCTGCTGGAGTTCCAAGAAAGCCTGGTATGACTCGTGATGACCTCTTCAACATCAATGCCAACATCGTGAAGACCTTGGTTGAGGCGGTTGCTGATAATTGTCCCGATGCCTTCATCCATATTATTAGCAATCCAGTTAACTCCACAGTACCAATTGCTGCCGAAGTCCTGAAGCAGAAGGGTGTTTACGATCCAAAGAAGCTTTTCGGTGTTACAACATTGGATGTTGTGAGAGCTAACACATTTGTTGCTCAGAAGAAAAACCTTAAGCTCATTGATGTGGATGTTCCAGTTGTCGGGGGACATGCTGGTATCACCATTTTACCTCTTCTGTCAAAGACGAAACCCTCTGTTAACTTTACCAATGAAGAAGTGGAACAATTAACTGTTAGGATTCAAAATGCTGGGACTGAAGTTGTGGAGGCAAAGGCTGGTGCAGGGTCTGCCACCTTATCTATGGCTTATGCAGCAGCAAGATTTGTTGAATCATCTCTTCGTGCTCTGGATGGAGATGGAGACGTCTATGAGTGCTCTTTCGTGCAGTCCGACCTAACCGATCTTCCATTTTTTGCATCTAGGATCAAGCTTGGAAGAAAAGGGATTGAAACTTTGATTCCATCTGACCTTTCCGGGTTATCCGAGTATGAAGAGAAGGCCTTGGAAGCTCTTAAGCCTGAATTAAAGGCCAGCATCGAAAAGGGAATTGCTTTCGTGCAAAAGCAACCGGTTACTGCTTAA